Proteins from a genomic interval of Terriglobales bacterium:
- a CDS encoding response regulator transcription factor, with translation MIHIAVVDSDPLRFIGLRSLFDEEPDLDLTAATLEELPKLQNVDLILLGNRGSGTASVFDVMASLKAARPDLRIIVTGTGADDESILKALAAGAKGYVDEGASPSEFVQAIRIVNQGSVWAPRRVMSIFIDRVTSSPGKIFPAGRVEFTDREKEVLELLVAGRSNREIGQSLQIEERTVKAHVAKLMRKVGVQNRIALSVHAITHSLVGGEEEPQ, from the coding sequence GTGATTCATATCGCTGTCGTTGATAGCGATCCCCTACGTTTTATCGGGCTTCGTTCCCTTTTTGACGAAGAGCCCGATTTGGATCTGACTGCCGCCACGCTTGAAGAACTTCCCAAGCTGCAGAACGTCGATCTGATCCTGCTCGGCAATCGTGGCAGCGGCACTGCCAGTGTTTTTGACGTGATGGCCAGCCTCAAAGCCGCGCGTCCTGACCTGCGCATTATTGTCACGGGTACGGGTGCCGACGACGAGTCGATTCTCAAAGCTCTCGCCGCCGGTGCGAAAGGCTACGTTGACGAGGGTGCCAGTCCGTCGGAGTTTGTCCAAGCTATTCGCATCGTGAATCAGGGATCTGTGTGGGCTCCACGTCGAGTGATGTCGATCTTCATCGATCGCGTCACATCATCGCCCGGCAAGATCTTCCCAGCGGGACGGGTCGAGTTCACCGATCGCGAGAAAGAAGTTCTCGAGCTTCTAGTCGCAGGACGCTCCAACCGCGAAATCGGCCAATCACTGCAGATCGAAGAGCGAACTGTGAAAGCGCACGTTGCCAAGCTCATGCGCAAAGTCGGCGTGCAGAACCGAATTGCGCTCTCTGTTCACGCCATCACCCATTCGCTGGTCGGCGGCGAAGAAGAACCGCAGTAA
- a CDS encoding carboxypeptidase-like regulatory domain-containing protein, whose product MRSGFVGSLRLSTASACLLSLLVLLSTFSLAQTSNTSLTGTVKDPQDRVIAGATLTLTNIANNAVREQTTSPQGGYSFDLLPPGDYRLEVTAPGFRKQALDHVHVLIAKANAMDVVLQVGATTDVVEVTAQSGQVQVDTQDASLGNNFVAQQITQLPMEARNVLTLLTLQPGVTKDGYVNGGREDQSNVTLDGVDINESVSNAIGPAQSGQALGNSPPKAEQGPVLRLNSEAIEEFRVSTLNSGASAGRSSGAQIALVTKSGTNNWHGAAFEANRNTIFTANDWFNNHAGVERPKLNRNTFGGAVGGPIKKDRAFFFYSYEGRVDASQTPVLAALNYGGTGEAVPTASLGQGILKFRLCGDPSCDTPGQTVSLTSADFNKIFPDIGGINPAAVSALAAAAAKYKVNDTTIGDGLNTGGFRFNAPAPVHLHSHNAKLDFNLTSKQTLFVRSSVQYDTWGGTPAYPDTPAPDEWDHPMGIAVGHTWIISNTLVNNLHYGFTRQAFTQGGDTDANYIFFRFVYNPSSQQYPVSRVTPVHNWTDDLSWVKGKHTFQFGAYVSKTNNMRSSLGQSFDNATTNPSYYLTDLLRAPLSNYVQSVYGAPMYSGDGSSAENAMTALIGRFTEYTAHYNYDNKLQLMAPGAANVRNFAGQDYEGYVQDTWKMKSNLTISAGLRYGLARPIYETNGYETQPNVPLGDYLNLRASNALKGINYTAPISVNLSGPANGGPPLYNWDYTNFQPRVGVAYSPHFESGLLSRVFGREGDSVIRGGFGINGDYFGQALATFFDRQNTLGFGSSFTVGPNTYDVGCSPYQDPGSPYFGAAGTCAGGVNLGPLFTGFNQPVRGAMPAPPVAQNIVFPQTQPGDNSLRIESSLDSNLTTPKSYSWNLTYERQLPHKSFVQFSYVGRSGRHLLAQRDVMQPIDLVDPKSKMDWYTAGTMLAKQRAQGVPTANIAPIAYFENLFPGAAANLGYNPSWTATQAIYQQIQDVGGDYTTTQAIIDGISTLGANAFYQPQYGALGTWATLGNSNYNSFTSSYKVRSNTLTADFNYTYSHSLDDSSGLQNGAGYNGEAFILNPFRQGDMYSNSDFDIRHQINVNAVWQMPFGHNRSMFADIGKVANGFIGGWQLSGIFRWNTGLPVGFYNGATGVFDDARWATNWEVQSNAVRTADFNSCPTRPVDGTPKLFGCNEQFAFTHFRNPYPGETGERNVFRVPGYYNIDMGLGKTFHLNGLTAKIPESHELQFRWEVFNILNHQSMGAFDSSRSGFGIPLDPNQGNPPDNFSNFTAVQGGDLGRRVMQFLLRYSF is encoded by the coding sequence ATGAGATCTGGCTTCGTCGGTAGTCTTCGATTGTCTACTGCTTCAGCATGCCTGCTCAGCCTGCTTGTATTGCTGAGTACTTTCAGTTTGGCGCAAACCAGCAACACCTCCCTCACAGGCACAGTAAAAGATCCACAAGACAGGGTGATTGCCGGCGCTACTTTAACTCTCACTAACATCGCGAATAATGCTGTGCGCGAGCAGACCACGAGTCCGCAGGGCGGCTATTCGTTTGATCTGTTGCCGCCGGGGGACTATCGACTCGAAGTGACGGCTCCAGGATTCCGAAAGCAGGCGCTAGACCATGTTCACGTCCTCATAGCGAAAGCAAACGCCATGGACGTGGTCCTGCAGGTAGGAGCGACGACGGACGTGGTGGAGGTGACCGCCCAATCTGGGCAGGTCCAGGTCGACACACAAGACGCCAGTCTGGGCAACAACTTCGTTGCTCAGCAGATCACCCAACTGCCGATGGAGGCGCGCAACGTCCTCACGTTGCTCACTTTGCAGCCAGGTGTAACCAAGGATGGCTACGTCAATGGCGGTCGCGAAGACCAGTCGAACGTGACCTTGGATGGCGTGGATATCAATGAATCCGTCAGCAATGCGATTGGCCCCGCACAGTCGGGCCAGGCTCTGGGTAATAGCCCGCCAAAAGCTGAACAAGGCCCGGTGCTTCGACTCAATTCGGAAGCGATTGAAGAATTTCGTGTTTCCACGCTCAATTCCGGCGCGAGTGCCGGACGTTCTTCCGGCGCGCAGATCGCTCTGGTCACCAAGAGCGGCACTAACAACTGGCACGGCGCTGCGTTTGAGGCCAATCGCAATACCATCTTTACTGCGAACGACTGGTTCAACAATCACGCCGGAGTGGAGCGTCCCAAACTCAACCGAAACACCTTCGGTGGCGCAGTCGGCGGACCCATTAAGAAGGATAGGGCGTTCTTTTTCTACAGCTATGAAGGACGTGTTGACGCCAGCCAGACTCCGGTCCTTGCCGCGTTGAATTATGGCGGCACTGGAGAGGCGGTTCCAACCGCCAGCCTTGGACAGGGTATTTTGAAGTTTCGGCTTTGCGGTGACCCCAGTTGCGATACGCCGGGCCAAACAGTGAGCCTCACCTCGGCTGACTTCAACAAGATATTTCCTGATATCGGAGGCATTAATCCAGCAGCGGTTTCAGCGCTTGCGGCAGCCGCCGCAAAATATAAGGTCAATGACACGACGATCGGCGACGGGCTAAACACTGGTGGTTTCCGGTTCAACGCTCCCGCGCCGGTTCATCTGCACTCCCATAACGCAAAGCTGGACTTCAATCTGACCAGCAAGCAGACGCTGTTTGTGCGCAGCAGCGTTCAGTATGACACTTGGGGCGGAACGCCTGCCTATCCTGATACACCTGCGCCGGACGAGTGGGATCACCCGATGGGCATCGCCGTCGGCCACACCTGGATCATCAGCAATACGCTCGTAAACAATCTGCATTACGGCTTCACTCGCCAAGCGTTTACGCAGGGCGGGGATACCGACGCCAACTACATATTCTTTCGATTTGTTTACAACCCTAGCAGCCAGCAGTACCCCGTGTCGCGAGTCACTCCTGTTCACAACTGGACCGACGACCTCAGCTGGGTGAAGGGGAAACATACGTTCCAGTTTGGTGCTTACGTCAGCAAAACAAATAACATGCGCAGCAGCTTGGGTCAGTCGTTCGATAATGCAACGACTAACCCGTCGTATTACCTTACTGACCTGCTACGAGCTCCTCTCAGTAACTACGTGCAATCGGTCTACGGTGCGCCGATGTACAGCGGCGACGGCTCAAGTGCGGAGAATGCCATGACCGCCTTAATTGGCCGCTTTACCGAGTACACAGCTCACTACAATTACGACAACAAATTGCAGTTGATGGCGCCGGGCGCAGCCAATGTCCGCAACTTCGCAGGACAGGACTATGAGGGATACGTTCAAGACACCTGGAAAATGAAGTCGAACCTCACGATCTCGGCGGGCTTGCGCTATGGTCTGGCGCGACCGATTTATGAGACGAACGGGTACGAAACCCAGCCCAACGTTCCGCTCGGTGATTATCTGAATCTCCGCGCGAGCAATGCGCTAAAAGGGATCAACTACACCGCGCCGATCTCGGTCAACCTTTCCGGTCCAGCGAATGGTGGGCCACCGCTTTACAACTGGGATTACACCAACTTCCAGCCTCGGGTTGGCGTAGCTTACTCTCCGCACTTCGAATCCGGACTGCTTTCGCGAGTGTTCGGCCGCGAAGGGGACTCGGTGATTCGCGGCGGATTCGGCATCAACGGGGACTACTTTGGTCAGGCGCTGGCGACGTTCTTTGATCGCCAAAACACTTTAGGCTTCGGCTCTTCGTTCACGGTCGGGCCGAATACTTACGATGTGGGTTGCTCCCCTTACCAGGATCCAGGCTCTCCCTACTTCGGTGCCGCCGGCACATGCGCCGGCGGAGTTAACCTGGGCCCGTTGTTCACTGGCTTCAATCAACCGGTTCGCGGCGCAATGCCCGCGCCTCCAGTGGCGCAAAACATAGTGTTCCCGCAGACGCAACCCGGGGACAATTCGCTGCGAATCGAATCTTCCCTCGATTCGAATTTGACCACGCCCAAGAGCTATTCCTGGAACCTTACATATGAGCGGCAGCTGCCTCACAAATCGTTCGTACAGTTCAGTTATGTAGGGCGCTCTGGTCGCCACTTGCTCGCGCAACGCGACGTCATGCAGCCGATCGACCTTGTGGATCCGAAATCCAAGATGGACTGGTACACGGCCGGAACAATGTTGGCGAAGCAAAGAGCTCAAGGTGTCCCAACCGCGAACATCGCTCCCATTGCCTACTTTGAGAACCTGTTCCCGGGCGCGGCAGCTAATCTTGGCTATAACCCGTCATGGACGGCCACACAGGCGATTTATCAGCAGATCCAGGATGTCGGCGGTGATTACACCACGACGCAGGCGATCATCGATGGTATCTCGACGCTTGGCGCGAATGCCTTCTATCAGCCGCAGTATGGAGCGTTAGGCACGTGGGCGACCCTTGGGAACTCCAACTACAACTCGTTCACTTCTTCTTATAAGGTTCGTTCCAACACACTGACCGCCGATTTCAACTACACCTACTCGCACTCGCTGGATGATTCCTCGGGCCTGCAGAACGGTGCCGGGTATAACGGGGAAGCGTTCATCCTCAACCCCTTCCGACAGGGCGACATGTACTCGAACTCCGACTTCGACATTCGTCACCAAATCAACGTCAATGCCGTGTGGCAGATGCCCTTCGGTCACAACCGCAGTATGTTTGCCGATATTGGGAAGGTAGCCAACGGTTTCATCGGAGGCTGGCAGCTCAGCGGAATCTTCCGTTGGAATACTGGCCTGCCGGTTGGGTTCTACAACGGAGCAACCGGCGTTTTTGACGATGCTCGATGGGCGACCAATTGGGAAGTCCAGAGCAATGCAGTCAGGACCGCCGATTTCAACAGCTGTCCGACGCGGCCAGTGGATGGCACTCCCAAACTGTTCGGCTGCAATGAGCAGTTTGCGTTTACCCATTTCCGGAATCCGTATCCGGGCGAGACTGGTGAACGTAATGTGTTCCGCGTTCCCGGCTACTACAACATCGACATGGGACTCGGCAAAACCTTCCACTTGAATGGACTCACGGCCAAAATTCCCGAGAGCCACGAATTGCAGTTCCGCTGGGAGGTCTTCAACATCCTGAATCATCAAAGCATGGGTGCTTTCGATTCGAGCCGCAGCGGCTTCGGTATTCCGCTGGATCCCAATCAAGGCAACCCTCCGGATAACTTCTCCAACTTCACTGCGGTCCAGGGTGGCGACTTAGGCCGGCGAGTGATGCAATTCCTGCTGCGTTACTCTTTCTAA
- a CDS encoding DoxX family protein, translating into MAATATASQSRTHLTLGIWLIRAAVAFVFISSGLEKFGIGPGQEWVRIFAKIGLGVWFRYFTGAFEVAGGMLLMIPFTAKVGAGLLILCMAGAIVCHILILGDPLSSIINIGLIVAILAAARQPKPGDQEMTTLELR; encoded by the coding sequence ATGGCTGCAACTGCCACGGCTTCGCAATCCAGAACTCACTTAACCCTGGGCATTTGGCTCATCCGAGCCGCAGTCGCGTTTGTATTCATCTCTTCCGGACTGGAAAAGTTTGGGATTGGCCCAGGACAGGAATGGGTTCGCATCTTTGCCAAGATTGGGCTGGGAGTTTGGTTCCGGTATTTCACCGGCGCATTCGAGGTCGCAGGGGGAATGCTCCTCATGATTCCGTTTACAGCGAAAGTCGGCGCCGGGCTGTTGATTTTGTGCATGGCCGGCGCAATTGTCTGTCATATCTTGATCCTCGGTGATCCCCTCTCCAGCATCATCAACATAGGACTCATAGTAGCGATCCTCGCGGCTGCGCGTCAGCCGAAGCCCGGCGATCAGGAAATGACAACACTCGAATTGCGCTGA
- the katG gene encoding catalase/peroxidase HPI: MEKELAVAAGAGTRTLDQTSTTEAKCPVAHGTRRAQTNADWWPNQLSLKSLHQNSPLSDPMGNEFNYGEEFKTLDLQAVVNDLHALMTTSQDWWPADYGHYGPFFIRMAWHSAGTYRIGDGRGGAGSGTQRFAPLNSWPDNANLDKARRLLWPIKQKYGRKISWADLMILAGNVALESMGFKTFGFGGGRPDVWEPEEDIYWGPEGKWLADERYSGDRELASPLGAVQMGLIYVNPEGPNGKPDPFAAARDIRETFARMAMNDEETVALIAGGHTFGKTHGAAPPPQHVGPEPEGADVEEQGLGWNNKFGSGRGAHTITSGLEGAWTQTPTKWSNNYLQNLFGFEWELTKSPAGAHQWTPKNGAGAGTVPDAHDPSKRHAPFMLTTDLALRMDPIYGPIAKRFLDHPEEFADAFAKAWFKLTHRDMGPISRYLGPLVPREPQLWQDPVPKVDHKLIDDKDAAVLKGKILASGLSISELVMTAWASASTFRGSDKRGGANGARIRLAPQKNWEVNQPAQLGKVLQKLEAIQKEFNSSQANGSRGKAVSLADLIVLAGNAAIEEAAKKAGQNVTVPFSPGRTDASQEQTDTHSFAVLEPAADAFRNYRRNGEQRSTEELLLDRAQLLTLTAPEMTVLIGGLRVLNTNVGHSKHGVFTKLPETLTNDFFVNLLDMKTKWQPGTNGNGGAYEGRDRATGELKWTATRVDLLFGSNSQLRAIAEVYACGDSQSKFVHDFVAAWTKVMNLDRFDLTEAQRRSLN; encoded by the coding sequence ATGGAAAAAGAACTCGCTGTCGCAGCCGGGGCTGGTACCCGCACGCTCGATCAAACCTCTACCACTGAAGCCAAGTGCCCCGTCGCGCATGGCACTCGCCGCGCCCAGACCAATGCAGATTGGTGGCCGAACCAACTTAGTCTGAAGTCCCTGCACCAGAACTCGCCTCTGTCTGACCCGATGGGCAACGAGTTCAATTACGGGGAAGAATTCAAGACTCTCGATTTGCAGGCCGTAGTCAACGATCTCCATGCCTTAATGACTACATCGCAGGACTGGTGGCCGGCGGATTACGGTCATTACGGTCCATTCTTTATTCGTATGGCCTGGCACAGCGCGGGCACATACCGCATCGGAGATGGACGCGGAGGCGCGGGGTCGGGCACACAGCGATTTGCCCCTCTGAATAGTTGGCCGGACAACGCGAATCTGGACAAAGCGCGTCGGCTCCTCTGGCCGATCAAGCAGAAGTATGGCCGCAAGATTTCGTGGGCCGATCTCATGATCCTCGCCGGCAACGTCGCGTTGGAATCGATGGGATTCAAGACCTTCGGTTTCGGCGGCGGACGTCCCGATGTTTGGGAGCCCGAAGAGGACATCTACTGGGGTCCAGAAGGCAAGTGGCTGGCCGATGAGCGATATAGCGGTGATCGCGAGCTAGCGAGTCCTCTCGGCGCCGTTCAGATGGGTTTGATCTATGTGAATCCAGAGGGTCCGAACGGCAAGCCTGATCCATTCGCGGCAGCGCGCGACATCCGCGAGACATTCGCCCGCATGGCCATGAACGATGAGGAGACCGTCGCGCTGATCGCCGGAGGCCACACCTTTGGCAAGACCCACGGCGCTGCGCCTCCCCCGCAGCATGTCGGACCCGAACCTGAGGGTGCCGATGTCGAGGAGCAAGGTCTCGGCTGGAACAATAAATTTGGCAGCGGCCGGGGCGCGCACACGATCACCAGTGGGCTGGAAGGCGCATGGACCCAGACCCCGACGAAGTGGAGCAACAACTATCTGCAAAACCTCTTCGGCTTCGAATGGGAACTCACCAAGAGCCCAGCGGGGGCACATCAATGGACTCCGAAAAACGGAGCCGGAGCAGGCACGGTTCCGGACGCGCATGATCCATCGAAGCGGCACGCGCCCTTCATGCTCACGACGGACCTGGCACTGAGAATGGACCCGATTTACGGGCCCATCGCGAAGCGCTTCCTTGATCATCCTGAGGAGTTCGCCGACGCCTTCGCGAAAGCATGGTTTAAGCTCACGCATCGCGACATGGGTCCGATCTCCCGCTATCTCGGCCCGCTGGTTCCCAGGGAGCCCCAGCTCTGGCAGGATCCCGTTCCCAAAGTGGATCACAAACTGATCGACGACAAAGACGCTGCTGTTCTGAAGGGCAAGATCCTCGCTTCCGGTCTTTCCATTTCGGAACTAGTAATGACCGCGTGGGCATCGGCATCGACCTTCCGCGGCTCCGACAAGCGCGGTGGCGCGAACGGAGCTCGCATCCGCCTGGCCCCACAGAAGAACTGGGAAGTAAATCAACCGGCCCAATTAGGGAAAGTGCTGCAAAAGCTCGAAGCAATCCAGAAGGAATTCAACAGTTCGCAGGCGAATGGGAGCCGCGGAAAGGCAGTCTCGCTGGCGGATCTGATCGTTCTCGCCGGCAACGCAGCCATCGAGGAGGCAGCGAAGAAGGCTGGGCAGAACGTGACAGTTCCCTTCTCGCCGGGACGCACCGATGCTTCGCAGGAACAGACCGACACGCACTCGTTCGCCGTCCTGGAGCCCGCAGCCGATGCCTTCCGCAACTACCGCCGCAACGGAGAGCAAAGGTCCACCGAGGAGCTGTTACTCGACCGAGCCCAGCTACTCACTCTAACCGCGCCCGAGATGACGGTGTTGATCGGCGGCTTGCGCGTCCTCAATACAAACGTTGGACACTCGAAGCACGGTGTCTTCACCAAGCTCCCGGAGACGCTAACGAACGACTTCTTCGTCAACCTCCTCGACATGAAAACCAAGTGGCAGCCAGGAACGAACGGCAATGGCGGCGCCTATGAAGGACGCGATCGCGCCACTGGCGAACTCAAATGGACCGCCACGCGCGTCGATCTGCTCTTCGGTTCTAATTCGCAGCTGCGAGCAATCGCGGAGGTCTATGCGTGTGGAGACTCTCAGAGTAAGTTTGTTCATGATTTCGTCGCTGCATGGACCAAAGTCATGAACCTCGATCGCTTCGATCTCACAGAAGCGCAGAGGAGATCTCTCAACTAG
- a CDS encoding DUF3857 domain-containing transglutaminase family protein, translating into MATLRKLRPVFLCALPFVAACFSLAADTAPATQSWFDEQLENKIQLLQAQIHSNETRNAIIAVGLLDEISELSDQVSNRTGIEEIFREVASDPQAQVAIREEAKDLQAVSANSPPSPHSPRSPVWTKWTAWTVWTPVSASSDIRAKALLEADTAADEHDLELLNAVGAIELHHHRLNYESAEKAAKRSGSAEAWYRAARTTQDEDKRIEAERTALEFDKNYVPAIADLSSQYSARGQLTLARVLLTEALQSSTEPLIVAELARLDINQGHGAAALERMKALRGQPLSRAASQMLAENYAQLGFAKEARLLASRGVLASRGATSVEPKLPFSAQTGDDSASSTEADDDATQNETEIAAIPDSESEHLRRILHQGKDQPAARPARYFVDAPKTIENWRALPSSKRAESRVLASVRIDQVRRDYQAIQHTQLLIALSSQADVESYRTRAIQYSPQTQELDIKRARIYHANGSTSDAEDDGDTTVGDASVAAYYDLRTRQLRFRDLSVGDVVELEYTLTPASRENPYGKYFAELVPFGSALPCNLQRYIVRAPGELHLSSAQHLLGAPEIRKSSSEVIYVWERRGIPALVREPRSPSWSEQGAYVHVSNFRNWEELGQWYAELVRPQFTLSPELENLVSDLVAHHPNKLDRVAEIDDLVLKNTRYVAQEFGVYGFKPYPVSQTYARRFGDCKDKASLMVALLRAAGIDAQIALVRTQRLGEIMPQPASAAIFDHAIVYVPEFDLWLDGTAEFAQLRELPVADQGAMALTVDLDGHAVLRQTPRSTADDNYSRRTINAQLDADGTIHFSGATYVRGEDAPEVRRQLEVREAKLGYVRDRLAQVLPAVEIHDVEAPIGSSEAVSLSFNGDLSVYRGHHSASLPSSWMERNYVAALAPSITRTQDLVLEAPWTTEEEIHIQLPAGAKISSLPADQTVSTEFGNADLHYRVDGREIAILSTVKFLETRITASHFPAFRAFAADMEKSFHRNIEVELP; encoded by the coding sequence ATGGCTACTCTGCGCAAGTTGCGGCCGGTATTCCTGTGTGCGCTCCCCTTTGTCGCGGCTTGCTTCTCGTTAGCTGCGGACACCGCTCCCGCGACTCAATCATGGTTCGATGAGCAGCTCGAAAACAAAATTCAGCTTCTTCAAGCGCAAATTCATTCCAATGAAACACGCAACGCCATCATTGCGGTCGGGCTCCTCGATGAGATTTCCGAGCTTAGCGATCAGGTAAGTAATCGCACTGGAATTGAAGAGATCTTCCGTGAAGTCGCCAGCGATCCCCAGGCGCAGGTTGCGATTCGTGAGGAAGCCAAAGATCTTCAAGCAGTCTCCGCAAATAGTCCACCGAGTCCACACAGTCCACGGAGTCCAGTGTGGACGAAGTGGACTGCGTGGACTGTGTGGACGCCTGTATCTGCCTCTTCTGATATTCGAGCCAAGGCCTTGCTTGAAGCTGACACAGCAGCAGATGAGCACGATCTTGAGCTTCTGAACGCCGTTGGAGCGATTGAGCTTCATCACCATCGCCTGAATTACGAGAGCGCCGAAAAGGCTGCGAAACGCAGCGGCTCTGCCGAAGCATGGTACCGAGCAGCACGCACGACACAAGATGAAGACAAGCGGATTGAAGCAGAGCGTACGGCACTGGAATTCGACAAAAACTACGTTCCTGCAATCGCCGATCTGTCCAGCCAATATTCCGCTCGCGGTCAACTGACGCTTGCTCGAGTACTCCTGACCGAAGCACTCCAAAGCAGCACTGAACCCCTCATCGTTGCAGAACTGGCGCGGCTCGATATCAATCAGGGGCATGGTGCCGCCGCTCTTGAGCGGATGAAAGCACTCCGCGGGCAGCCGCTGTCGCGGGCTGCCTCGCAAATGCTCGCGGAAAATTACGCGCAGCTGGGATTCGCGAAAGAGGCTCGCCTCCTTGCCAGCCGTGGAGTTCTCGCCTCGAGAGGCGCAACATCCGTTGAACCGAAGCTCCCCTTTTCTGCACAAACGGGCGACGATTCGGCCTCTTCCACTGAAGCAGACGACGATGCTACTCAGAATGAAACTGAGATAGCCGCGATTCCCGATTCAGAATCTGAACATCTTCGCCGCATCCTGCATCAAGGCAAAGACCAGCCGGCGGCGAGACCAGCGCGTTACTTCGTGGATGCTCCGAAAACAATCGAGAATTGGCGCGCGCTACCGTCGTCTAAGCGCGCTGAATCGCGCGTTCTCGCCAGCGTGCGTATCGATCAAGTCCGGCGGGACTACCAGGCGATCCAACACACCCAGCTGCTGATCGCGCTGTCGTCGCAGGCCGATGTCGAGAGCTATCGCACGCGAGCAATTCAGTATTCTCCCCAGACGCAGGAACTCGACATTAAACGTGCACGCATCTATCACGCGAATGGCAGCACATCTGACGCAGAGGATGACGGCGATACCACGGTAGGCGATGCCTCCGTTGCCGCCTATTACGATCTGCGCACCCGCCAACTGCGCTTTCGCGATCTCAGCGTAGGCGATGTAGTGGAACTCGAGTACACGCTCACTCCGGCATCGCGCGAGAACCCTTACGGAAAGTATTTTGCGGAGTTGGTGCCCTTTGGCAGCGCTCTTCCCTGTAACCTGCAGCGCTACATCGTGCGCGCGCCTGGGGAGCTGCATCTCAGCAGCGCGCAGCATCTGCTCGGAGCTCCGGAGATTCGCAAAAGTTCGAGCGAAGTCATTTATGTATGGGAAAGGCGCGGAATCCCCGCTCTGGTCCGAGAGCCGCGGTCGCCTTCCTGGAGCGAGCAAGGCGCCTACGTTCACGTTTCCAACTTCCGGAATTGGGAAGAGCTCGGTCAATGGTATGCCGAACTGGTCAGACCACAATTCACGCTGAGCCCAGAACTGGAGAATCTCGTTTCGGATCTGGTCGCGCACCATCCAAACAAGCTCGACCGCGTCGCGGAAATCGACGACCTTGTCCTCAAGAACACGCGTTATGTCGCGCAGGAATTCGGGGTGTACGGATTCAAGCCGTACCCGGTATCGCAAACCTACGCTCGCCGGTTTGGCGATTGCAAAGATAAAGCCAGTTTAATGGTGGCTCTCCTGCGTGCCGCCGGAATCGATGCCCAGATTGCTCTGGTGCGCACACAGAGGTTGGGCGAAATCATGCCGCAGCCGGCGTCGGCAGCCATTTTCGATCATGCGATCGTCTACGTTCCCGAGTTTGACCTCTGGCTTGACGGCACGGCGGAATTTGCGCAGCTACGCGAATTGCCGGTTGCCGATCAGGGCGCGATGGCGCTCACCGTCGATCTCGACGGACACGCTGTGTTGCGTCAAACTCCCCGTTCGACCGCCGACGACAATTACTCGCGGCGCACGATTAACGCGCAACTGGATGCCGACGGCACGATCCATTTCTCAGGTGCGACCTATGTGCGCGGCGAAGATGCGCCCGAGGTTCGTCGCCAACTGGAAGTTCGCGAGGCCAAGCTTGGTTACGTCCGCGATCGCTTAGCACAGGTTCTTCCTGCGGTCGAAATTCACGATGTAGAAGCTCCAATCGGTTCGAGTGAAGCAGTATCGCTCAGCTTCAACGGAGATCTTTCCGTTTACCGCGGCCATCACTCCGCTTCTCTGCCATCTTCGTGGATGGAACGCAACTATGTCGCGGCGCTGGCGCCGAGCATCACGCGCACCCAAGACTTAGTTCTCGAAGCTCCATGGACTACGGAAGAAGAGATTCACATTCAACTTCCCGCCGGCGCGAAGATTTCATCGCTTCCGGCCGATCAAACGGTCTCGACTGAGTTCGGCAATGCGGACCTTCACTACCGCGTCGATGGACGCGAAATTGCCATTCTTAGTACGGTGAAATTTCTGGAGACGCGCATCACCGCGTCGCACTTCCCTGCTTTTCGCGCCTTTGCCGCCGACATGGAGAAGAGCTTTCACCGAAATATCGAAGTGGAGTTGCCGTGA
- a CDS encoding glyoxalase superfamily protein — MATLSRIAPEIPVTDIKDAINYYAEKLGFQLAMQLPTGDYAIVERDGIAIHLFKSNSSACVPVAVHIFTSELDELHNELLDRGATISQDILTKPWGNRDFRVNDCAGNLLKFTEPVSSD, encoded by the coding sequence ATGGCCACCCTCTCTCGTATTGCCCCTGAAATTCCTGTTACCGATATCAAAGATGCCATCAACTATTACGCCGAAAAACTGGGCTTCCAACTAGCAATGCAATTGCCGACTGGAGACTATGCGATTGTGGAGCGCGATGGCATTGCCATTCATTTGTTCAAATCGAATTCGAGCGCGTGCGTACCTGTCGCGGTTCATATCTTCACGTCGGAACTCGACGAGTTGCACAATGAGCTGCTCGATCGCGGCGCTACCATTTCGCAGGACATTCTTACGAAGCCGTGGGGCAATCGAGATTTCCGCGTGAATGACTGTGCTGGAAATTTGCTGAAGTTCACAGAACCTGTTTCTTCAGACTGA